A window of Panicum virgatum strain AP13 chromosome 8K, P.virgatum_v5, whole genome shotgun sequence contains these coding sequences:
- the LOC120645577 gene encoding spidroin-1-like, with amino-acid sequence MAGQGRGGRTHGHGGAGRSSSLLPPPHMAARARHDGGASSAAGHGGAGSGGHGLGVMAVRAPPQGMAAWDPAAAGSAARDLAAAGSRSGPAAEARLAAARRPGARSGGLGGGSSSGRTRRTREEVAAGRAGGAIWWRPMGSPGP; translated from the coding sequence ATGGCGGGGCAGGGCCGAGGCGGCAGGACGCACGGCCATGGCGGGGCAGGGcgttcctcctccctcctcccgcccccTCACATGGCGGCGCGGGCTCGGCATGATGGCGgtgcgagctccgccgcggggcATGGCGGCGCGGGATCCGGCGGCCACGGGCTCGGCGTGATGGCAGTGCGAGCTCCGCCGCAGGGCATGGCGGCGTGGGATCCGGCGGCCgcgggctcggcggcgcgggatCTGGCGGCCGCGGGCTCGAGGTCGGGTCCAGCAGCGGAGGCGCgtctggcggcggcgcgtcgtccCGGGGCCAGATCCGGTGGTCTCGGGGGCGGATCCAGTAGCGGCAGGACGCGCCGAACacgggaggaggtggcggcgggacGCGCCGGCGGTGCGATATGGTGGCGGCCGATGGGCTCGCCGGGCCCGTGA